One Setaria italica strain Yugu1 chromosome I, Setaria_italica_v2.0, whole genome shotgun sequence DNA window includes the following coding sequences:
- the LOC101786084 gene encoding mitochondrial fission protein ELM1 — MRPIRLPEPPGVDGMETPEIFSGGGSGAKVVRRAVLIGNGSPGAENQCLGLARALGLADNLTLYRVTRPRGGINEWLHFLPISLHKFIDQVLRQFFRNTRFTIVVQGRKPYRVLNSSSVGLSTILEPDVKKIVTVARETYEKEGPTLVVACGWDTISYSSLIRKLASDNVFVIQIQHPRSRLDRFDLVVTPRHDYYALTASGQQEIPRLFRRWITPQEPPRSNVVLTVGALHQADSAALRLAAIAWHDELAPLPKPLLVVNIGGPTRNCKYGIDLAKQLISSLYNVLDSCGSVRISFSRRTPWKVSDIVFKEFAGHPKVYIWEGEEPNPHMGHLAWGDAFVITADSISMLSEACSTGKPVYVIGTEHCKWKFSAFHKALRERGVVRPFTGLEDISNSWSYAPLNDAIEVATRVREVIAERGWTVG, encoded by the exons ATGCGGCCGATCCGGCTGCCCGAGCCGCCGGGCGTCGACGGCATGGAGACGCCCGAGAtcttctccggcggcggcagcggcgccaaagtcgtccgccgcgccgtcctCATCGGCAACGGCTCCCCCGGCGCCGAGAACCAGTGcctcggcctcgcccgcgccctcgGCCTCGCCGACAACCTCACCCTCTAC CGTGTCACGAGGCCGAGAGGAGGGATCAACGAGTGGCTGCACTTTCTCCCCATTTCCCTGCACAAGTTTATAGACCAAGTGCTCAGGCAGTTCTTCCGCAACACGAGGTTCACGATAGTGGTTCAGGGGAGGAAGCCGTATCGTGTCCTGAATAGCAGTTCAGTTGGGTTGTCTACAATTCTGGAACCTGACGTCAAGAAGATTGTGACTGTGGCTCGCGAGACATATGAGAA GGAAGGTCCAACATTAGTTGTTGCATGTGGCTGGGACACCATATCATACTCAAGCTTGATAAGGAAATTGGCTTCAGATAATGTGTTTGTCATTCAG ATCCAGCACCCCAGGTCCCGCCTTGATAGGTTTGATTTGGTGGTGACTCCTCGCCACGATTACTATGCTTTAACTGCTAGTGGACAACAAGAAATTCCACGCCTGTTCCGGAGATGGATTACTCCACAGGAACCACCCAGGAGCAATGTG GTTCTTACTGTTGGTGCGCTACACCAAGCTGATTCTGCTGCACTCAGGCTTGCTGCTATTGCCTGGCATGATGAACTTGCCCCTTTGCCTAAGCCATTGCTTGTTGTTAACATCGGCGGACCCACAA GGAATTGCAAATATGGTATAGACCTTGCCAAGCAGCTCATAAGTTCTCTGTACAATGTGCTAGATAGCTGTGGGAGTGTCAGAATTTCATTCTCTCGGAGAACACCGTGGAAG GTCTCTGATATTGTATTTAAAGAATTTGCTGGACATCCGAAGGTCTATATTTGGGAAGGTGAAG aaccTAACCCTCACATGGGACATCTTGCTTGGGGTGATGCTTTTGTCATAACAGCAGACTCGATAAGTATGTTAAGTGAGGCATGCAGCACAGG GAAACCTGTTTATGTTATTGGGACCGAGCATTGTAAATGGAAGTTTTCAGCTTTTCACAAGGCTCTGCGGGAGCGAGGGGTCGTGCGCCCGTTCACTGGATTGGAAGAT ATTTCAAATAGCTGGAGCTACGCTCCCCTAAATGACGCCATTGAAGTAGCTACTCGTGTTCGTGAAGTGATTGCAGAACGAGGGTGGACAGTGGGATGA
- the LOC101786490 gene encoding probable F-box protein At2g36090 produces MASTTTTTTTVEDLPADVLACALRRLDGRSLAAASCATAGLRALAADPDTWRALCLARWPSLLAARPDLLSSSSAVSPQRLFADAFPFPCLPVDAAADAAPLAGPELPSELVSAVDLYHGGAPLLSRVVETAASSTWFLSSPFRVDAVECKSPAPIVGLGLGPGRAGGAVAAPAELELSWIVVEPRGGRAVNVSSRRPVAVDRHWYTGEALVRYAVVLGGCKFEATVTCSEETGSVREISLAVEDADGAAVSGEGTLRLLAAAMAGPRKGGDGQEETAKRRYEEFVRSKRVRKESKARKEVLVDLCCSAVSAVAVLSFVAAVVLR; encoded by the coding sequence ATGGCgtcgaccaccaccaccaccaccaccgtggAGGACCTCCCCGCCGACGTGCTGGCCTGCGCGCTGCGCCGCCTCGACGGCCGCTCCCTGGCCGCCGCCAGCTGCGCCACCGCGGGGCTCCGGGCACTCGCCGCCGACCCGGACACGTGGCGCGCGCTCTGCCTCGCGCGCTGGCCGTCGCTGCTCGCAGCCCGCCCCGACCtcctgtcctcctcctccgccgtctcGCCGCAGCGCCTCTTCGCCGAcgccttccccttcccctgCTTACcagtggacgccgccgccgacgccgctccCCTCGCGGGACCCGAGCTCCCTTCCGAGCTCGTCTCCGCCGTCGACCTGTACCACGGCGGCGCGCCGCTGCTCTCCCGCGTCGTGGAGACCGCCGCGTCCTCGAcctggttcctctcctcgccgttccGCGTCGACGCCGTGGAGTGCAAGAGCCCGGCGCCCAtcgtcggcctcggcctcggccccggccgcgccggcggcgctgtGGCGGCCCCCGCGGAGCTGGAGCTGAGCTGGATCGTGGTCGAACCCCGCGGTGGCCGCGCGGTGAACGTCTCCAGCCGGCGGCCCGTGGCCGTGGACAGGCACTGGTACACGGGGGAGGCGCTGGTGCGCTACGCGGTGGTGCTCGGCGGCTGCAAGTTCGAGGCCACCGTCACCTGCTCGGAGGAGACCGGGAGCGTCAGGGAGATCAGCCTCGCCGTCGAGGACGCCGACGGCGCGGCCGTGAGCGGCGAGGGCACCCTGCGGCTCctcgcggcggcgatggcggggcCGAGGAAGGGAGGGGACGGGCAGGAGGAGACGGCCAAGCGGAGGTACGAGGAGTTCGTCAGGAGCAAGAGGGTGAGGAAGGAGTCCAAGGCCAGGAAGGAGGTGCTCGTCGACCTCTGCTGCTCGGCCGTCAGCGCCGTCGCCGTTCTCagcttcgtcgccgccgtcgtgctcCGGTAG